A window of Pseudodesulfovibrio hydrargyri contains these coding sequences:
- a CDS encoding ParA family protein, which yields MKIVSIFNNKGGVGKTTYIYHIAHLLEDEGKKVLLVDLDSQCNLSAYSMRDQDLENSWKSDRGNSIWNAVEPLYERTGDFRKRQPSKIKLSYPDLYIIPGDILLSDFEDTLGDSWNAAKGGDAGALRVQTAIYRFVIWAAQKVNADVVMVDLGPNLGALNRAMLIASDFFIVPISPDLFSIRGTQNLGAKLETWRREWQQCKDSYRGTSVQLPVGKPTFLGYVTQQHNVRNTSAGMTKGWNIFGKRVEKAVKNNIIKRLDPIGQVHHWKNKSWCIGKIPNLHSLIPYSLEARKPVFDCNSTDGLKGSHITKAKQSKELFTPIVNKLLQIL from the coding sequence ATGAAAATTGTTTCCATTTTCAACAACAAGGGCGGAGTGGGTAAAACAACATATATATACCACATTGCACATTTACTTGAGGATGAAGGGAAAAAAGTGCTACTTGTTGATTTAGATAGCCAGTGCAACCTCTCTGCATACTCAATGCGCGACCAAGACTTAGAAAATAGCTGGAAATCTGATCGTGGGAATAGCATCTGGAATGCGGTTGAGCCTCTATATGAACGAACTGGCGATTTTAGAAAGCGTCAGCCTTCCAAAATTAAATTATCGTACCCTGATTTATACATAATCCCAGGCGATATTCTTCTCAGTGATTTTGAAGATACTCTTGGCGACTCTTGGAATGCAGCAAAAGGTGGCGACGCTGGTGCGCTAAGAGTTCAAACAGCCATATATCGTTTCGTTATCTGGGCTGCACAAAAAGTAAATGCTGACGTAGTGATGGTTGACCTTGGGCCAAATCTTGGTGCATTGAACAGAGCAATGCTCATAGCTAGTGACTTTTTTATTGTTCCAATTTCTCCTGATTTATTTTCTATTCGCGGAACTCAAAACCTCGGGGCCAAATTAGAAACATGGCGAAGAGAATGGCAGCAGTGCAAGGATTCTTACAGAGGGACATCGGTTCAACTTCCTGTTGGGAAGCCCACCTTTTTAGGGTACGTCACCCAACAGCACAATGTACGAAACACAAGTGCTGGAATGACCAAGGGATGGAATATATTTGGTAAGCGAGTAGAAAAAGCCGTTAAAAACAACATCATCAAAAGACTTGATCCCATCGGGCAAGTCCATCACTGGAAAAATAAAAGCTGGTGTATTGGCAAAATACCAAATTTACATAGTTTGATACCATACTCTCTGGAAGCTCGCAAACCAGTATTCGACTGCAACTCAACAGATGGCCTAAAGGGATCACACATAACAAAAGCAAAGCAATCTAAAGAGCTCTTCACTCCGATTGTTAATAAACTTCTCCAGATACTGTAA
- a CDS encoding ribonucleoside triphosphate reductase codes for MPSQIMKRDGRLETWSTDRIAQAIFKALSASGIKDPLLAKRLARKVEKKLDDMDIPEQEHVQNMVEQVLMEGRQYDIAKKYILYREKRRQLRSQKEAYLDIKEVIDTYLDQADWRVNENANMTHSFQGLMLHLSGTVQARYALEKYPEEIRLAHEHGYFHIHDLSFGLAGYCAGWSLRDLLLEGFNLEGRASAGPAKHFDTALGQMNNFLGTLQNEWAGAQAFNNVDTYLAPFIREDGLSYDEVLQCMQKFVFNLNTTSRWGGQSPFTNLSFDLVAPKHIAKEPAIIGGKYDDELTYGDFQEEMDMINRAYIEVMLGGDHSDRIFSFPIPTYNVTEDFPWESEIGEQLMKLTAKYGVPYFQNFISSDLSPEDVRSMCCRLQMDLRELRNKTGGLFGAGDLTGSIGVVTLNLPKLAYLAQSEDDFLDLVEEYAELAKDSLEYKRKVINNNLESGMFPWSRRYLKNAYKGHFSTIGLLGGHEACLNLIGKGIETEGGVRLMRRTLNHLRRITARFQEETGNLYNLEATPAEGTSYRLAKIDKSLYADIKTQGNGTPYYTNSTQLPVGISEDVLYALEHQNQLQPLYTGGTVFHTFLGEAVTDPKSLKNFILKAFSKTKIPYISVTPTFSICKEHGYILGEHFECPTCGQEAEVYTRIVGYYRPVSRWNKGKQAEYTDRVVFSDCLCN; via the coding sequence ATGCCAAGCCAAATCATGAAGAGAGACGGCCGGCTGGAAACCTGGTCGACTGATCGCATCGCACAGGCCATTTTCAAGGCGCTCAGCGCCAGCGGGATCAAGGACCCGCTTCTCGCCAAGCGCCTGGCCCGCAAGGTCGAGAAGAAACTCGACGACATGGACATCCCCGAGCAGGAGCACGTCCAAAACATGGTCGAGCAGGTCCTCATGGAGGGCCGCCAGTACGACATCGCCAAGAAGTACATCCTGTACCGCGAAAAGCGCCGCCAGCTCCGCTCCCAGAAAGAGGCGTACCTGGACATCAAGGAAGTCATCGACACCTACCTCGACCAGGCCGACTGGCGGGTCAACGAAAACGCCAACATGACCCACTCCTTCCAGGGGCTCATGCTGCATCTGTCCGGCACGGTCCAGGCCCGCTACGCGCTGGAAAAATATCCCGAGGAGATCCGCCTGGCCCACGAGCACGGCTATTTCCACATCCATGACCTCTCCTTCGGCCTGGCCGGATACTGCGCGGGCTGGTCCCTGCGCGACCTGCTGCTCGAGGGCTTCAACCTCGAGGGCCGCGCCTCGGCCGGTCCGGCCAAGCATTTCGACACCGCGCTGGGGCAGATGAACAACTTCCTGGGCACCCTGCAGAACGAATGGGCCGGAGCCCAGGCGTTCAACAACGTGGACACCTACCTGGCCCCGTTCATCCGCGAGGACGGATTGTCCTACGACGAAGTGCTCCAGTGCATGCAGAAGTTCGTCTTCAACCTGAACACCACTTCGCGCTGGGGCGGCCAGTCGCCGTTCACCAACCTGTCCTTCGACCTGGTGGCCCCCAAGCACATCGCCAAGGAGCCCGCCATCATCGGCGGCAAGTACGACGACGAGCTGACCTACGGCGACTTCCAGGAAGAGATGGACATGATCAACCGGGCGTACATCGAGGTCATGCTCGGGGGCGACCATTCCGACCGCATCTTCTCCTTCCCCATCCCGACCTACAACGTCACCGAGGACTTCCCCTGGGAATCCGAGATCGGCGAACAGCTCATGAAGCTGACCGCCAAGTACGGCGTGCCCTATTTCCAGAACTTCATCAGCTCGGACCTGAGCCCCGAGGACGTGCGCTCCATGTGCTGCCGCCTCCAGATGGACCTGCGCGAACTGCGCAACAAGACCGGCGGCCTGTTCGGCGCGGGCGACCTGACCGGCTCCATCGGCGTGGTCACCCTGAACCTGCCCAAGCTCGCCTATCTGGCCCAAAGCGAGGACGACTTCCTCGACCTGGTCGAGGAATACGCCGAACTGGCCAAGGACTCCCTGGAATACAAACGCAAGGTCATCAACAACAACCTCGAATCGGGCATGTTTCCCTGGTCCAGGCGCTACCTCAAGAACGCCTACAAGGGCCACTTCTCGACCATCGGCCTGCTCGGCGGCCACGAGGCCTGCCTGAACCTCATCGGCAAGGGCATCGAGACCGAGGGCGGCGTGCGCCTCATGCGCCGCACCCTCAACCACCTGCGCCGCATCACCGCCCGCTTCCAGGAAGAGACCGGCAACCTCTACAACCTCGAGGCCACGCCCGCCGAAGGCACCAGCTACCGGCTGGCCAAGATCGACAAGTCGCTCTACGCCGACATCAAGACCCAGGGCAACGGCACCCCCTACTACACCAACTCCACCCAGCTGCCCGTGGGCATCTCCGAGGACGTGCTCTACGCCCTGGAACACCAGAACCAGCTCCAGCCGCTGTACACCGGCGGGACCGTGTTCCACACCTTCCTGGGCGAGGCCGTGACCGATCCGAAGTCGCTCAAGAACTTCATCCTCAAGGCGTTCTCCAAGACCAAGATCCCGTACATCTCCGTGACGCCCACCTTCTCCATCTGCAAGGAGCACGGCTATATCCTGGGCGAACACTTCGAATGCCCCACCTGCGGCCAGGAGGCCGAGGTCTACACCCGCATCGTGGGCTACTACCGCCCCGTGTCCCGGTGGAACAAGGGCAAACAGGCGGAATACACCGACCGCGTGGTCTTCAGCGACTGCCTGTGCAACTAA
- a CDS encoding anaerobic ribonucleoside-triphosphate reductase activating protein, with the protein MSEPTGVWSYVRGFENMSLCDWPGRTSCIIFLGGCNLRCPTCHNFQLAWDMQSLPVLDPLRVKAYLRDRAGWLDGVTISGGEPTTVPGVGELAFEIKKTGMPVKMDSNGMRPEVVAELLEEKLVDTFAVDVKGPYAKYPALTGKAVSEIAARANMARIFAMAEAKPGAFYFRITQVPGLTQADIDVARSYLPPNHELKIQKYVPPRRTPEHAKPNHEERRPAGNLVD; encoded by the coding sequence ATGAGCGAACCCACCGGGGTCTGGAGTTATGTCCGAGGCTTTGAGAACATGAGCCTGTGCGACTGGCCCGGTCGGACATCCTGCATCATCTTTCTGGGCGGCTGCAACCTGCGCTGCCCCACCTGCCACAACTTCCAGCTTGCCTGGGACATGCAGTCCCTGCCCGTCCTGGACCCGCTGCGCGTCAAGGCCTACCTGCGCGACCGGGCCGGATGGCTGGACGGCGTGACCATCTCCGGCGGCGAACCCACCACGGTGCCCGGCGTCGGCGAACTGGCCTTCGAGATCAAGAAGACCGGCATGCCCGTCAAGATGGACAGCAACGGCATGCGGCCCGAAGTGGTCGCGGAACTCCTTGAGGAAAAGCTCGTGGACACCTTTGCCGTGGACGTCAAGGGACCGTACGCCAAGTACCCCGCCCTGACCGGCAAGGCCGTCTCGGAAATAGCAGCCCGCGCCAACATGGCCCGCATCTTCGCGATGGCCGAAGCCAAGCCCGGCGCGTTCTACTTCCGCATCACGCAGGTGCCCGGCCTGACCCAGGCCGACATCGACGTCGCGCGAAGCTACCTGCCCCCGAATCATGAACTGAAAATCCAGAAATACGTTCCCCCAAGGAGGACGCCGGAGCATGCCAAGCCAAATCATGAAGAGAGACGGCCGGCTGGAAACCTGGTCGACTGA